One genomic region from Streptomyces sp. Li-HN-5-11 encodes:
- a CDS encoding acyl-CoA desaturase, giving the protein MPQPAAAVADSLEETAGEPPAGSEFAPLLRTVRHEGLLRRRYAWYARVVTANALALAGVVTGLVVIGDSWWALLLAPPLAVFFARTAFIGHDAGHAQITGNRTVSRAIGLLHGNLLLGLSYSWWNAKHNRHHSNPNHIGKDPDVAADVLVFTGEQAERRRGFRRWLTRNQAWLFFPLTLLEGVALKVHSFKDLSRQSPRERALEGTLLVAHVVGYTALLAACLSPGKALAFAALHQALFGLHLGLAFAPNHKGMEMPDPLGERWGHLRRQVLTSRNVRGGVLTDWFLGGLNYQIEHHLFPSMPRPHLRLAQPLVRAHCRELGIPCAETGLVDSYRQALRHLREVGEAARVS; this is encoded by the coding sequence ATGCCCCAGCCCGCCGCGGCAGTAGCGGACAGCCTCGAGGAAACGGCCGGCGAACCACCCGCCGGCAGCGAATTCGCCCCCCTGTTGCGGACGGTCAGGCACGAAGGGCTTCTGCGACGGCGGTACGCCTGGTACGCGCGGGTCGTCACGGCCAACGCGCTCGCCCTGGCCGGCGTCGTCACCGGCCTGGTTGTGATCGGCGACTCCTGGTGGGCGCTGCTCCTCGCCCCGCCCCTCGCCGTGTTCTTCGCCCGCACGGCGTTCATAGGCCATGACGCCGGCCACGCACAGATCACCGGCAACAGGACCGTCAGCCGGGCCATCGGCCTGCTCCACGGCAATCTGCTGCTGGGCCTGAGCTACTCGTGGTGGAACGCGAAGCACAACCGCCATCACTCCAACCCCAACCACATCGGCAAGGATCCGGACGTCGCGGCGGACGTTCTGGTGTTCACCGGCGAGCAGGCCGAACGCCGCAGGGGCTTCCGCCGCTGGCTCACCCGCAACCAGGCCTGGCTGTTCTTCCCGCTCACCCTCCTGGAGGGTGTCGCCCTCAAGGTCCACAGCTTCAAGGACCTGAGCAGGCAGTCCCCCCGGGAGCGGGCACTGGAGGGCACGCTGCTCGTGGCCCATGTCGTGGGATACACGGCACTGCTGGCCGCCTGCCTGTCCCCCGGCAAGGCGCTGGCGTTCGCCGCCCTTCACCAGGCGCTGTTCGGACTGCACCTGGGCCTCGCCTTCGCGCCCAACCACAAGGGCATGGAGATGCCCGATCCGCTCGGCGAGCGCTGGGGGCACCTGCGCCGTCAGGTGCTCACCTCCCGCAACGTTCGCGGCGGCGTCCTGACCGACTGGTTCCTGGGCGGCCTGAACTACCAGATCGAGCACCATCTGTTCCCGAGCATGCCGCGGCCGCACCTGCGACTCGCCCAGCCCCTGGTGCGTGCCCACTGCCGGGAACTGGGCATCCCCTGTGCGGAGACCGGTCTCGTCGACTCCTACCGGCAGGCTCTGCGCCACCTGCGAGAGGTCGGGGAGGCAGCCCGGGTGTCGTGA
- the xylA gene encoding xylose isomerase, whose protein sequence is MSYQPTPEDRFTFGLWTVGWRGQDPFGDATRRALDPVETVQRLAALGAHGVTFHDDDLIPFGSSDTERESHIKRFRQALDATGMTVPMATTNLFKHPVFKDGAFTANDRDVRRYALRKTIRNIDLAVELGAKIYVAWGGREGAESGAAKDVRAALDRMKEAFDLLGEYVTAQGYDIRFAIEPKPNEPRGDILLPTVGHALAFIERLERPELYGVNPEVGHEQMAGLNFPHGIAQALWAGKLFHIDLNGQSGIKYDQDLRFGAGDLRAAFWLVDLLESAGYEGPRHFDFKPPRTEDLDGVWASAAGCMRNYLILKERAAAFRADPDVQEALRASRLDQLAQPTAADGLQSLLADRSAFEDFDVEAAAARGMAFERLDQLAMDHLLGARD, encoded by the coding sequence ATGAGCTACCAGCCCACCCCCGAGGACAGGTTCACCTTCGGCCTGTGGACCGTCGGCTGGCGGGGACAGGATCCCTTCGGCGACGCCACGCGACGGGCCCTCGACCCTGTCGAGACCGTGCAGCGCCTGGCCGCACTCGGCGCCCACGGAGTGACCTTCCACGACGACGACCTGATCCCCTTCGGGTCGTCCGACACCGAGCGCGAGTCGCACATCAAGCGCTTCCGGCAGGCGCTGGACGCGACCGGCATGACCGTGCCGATGGCCACGACCAACCTCTTCAAACACCCGGTCTTCAAGGACGGCGCGTTCACCGCCAACGACCGCGACGTGCGGCGCTACGCGCTGCGCAAGACGATCCGCAACATCGACCTGGCGGTCGAGCTGGGCGCGAAGATCTACGTCGCCTGGGGCGGCCGGGAGGGCGCGGAGTCCGGGGCCGCCAAGGACGTGCGCGCGGCCCTCGACCGCATGAAGGAGGCGTTCGACCTGCTCGGGGAGTACGTCACCGCCCAGGGGTACGACATCCGGTTCGCCATCGAGCCCAAGCCGAACGAGCCGCGCGGCGACATCCTGCTTCCCACCGTCGGCCACGCCCTGGCGTTCATCGAGCGCCTGGAGCGCCCGGAGCTGTACGGCGTCAATCCCGAGGTCGGCCACGAGCAGATGGCCGGGCTCAACTTCCCGCACGGCATCGCCCAGGCCCTGTGGGCGGGCAAGCTCTTCCACATCGACCTCAACGGCCAGTCCGGCATCAAGTACGACCAGGACCTGCGCTTCGGCGCCGGCGACCTGCGTGCCGCCTTCTGGCTGGTCGACCTGCTGGAGAGCGCCGGCTACGAGGGCCCGCGCCACTTCGACTTCAAGCCGCCGCGGACCGAGGACCTGGACGGCGTGTGGGCGTCGGCGGCCGGATGCATGCGCAACTACCTCATCCTCAAGGAGCGTGCGGCCGCCTTCCGCGCCGACCCGGACGTCCAGGAGGCCCTGCGCGCCTCCCGGCTCGACCAACTGGCGCAGCCCACGGCGGCCGACGGCCTGCAGTCGCTGCTCGCGGACCGTTCGGCCTTCGAGGACTTCGACGTGGAGGCGGCCGCCGCGCGCGGTATGGCCTTCGAGCGGCTCGACCAGCTGGCGATGGACCACCTGCTGGGGGCGCGAGACTGA
- the xylB gene encoding xylulokinase has translation MSAAEGPLVVGVDSSTQSTKVLVVDAATGQVVASGQAPHTVSSGAGRESDPRQWWDALCAALHQCGDAAHEAAAVSVAGQQHGLVTLDSQGDPVRPAMLWNDVRSAAQARRLVEDLGGPKAWAERTGSVPGASFTVTKWAWLAENEPEAVRSTAAVRLPHDYLTERLTGVGTTDRGDASGTGWWASTTEAYDEEILAHVGLDPALLPRVARPGEVVGTVRDSHDLPFSKGTLVAPGTGDNAAAALGLGLRPGAPVLSLGTSGTVYAVSKHRPADPSGTVAGFADARGDWLPLACTLNCTLAVDRLAALLGLEREAVEPGTTVTLLPYLDGERTPNLPNASGLLHGLRHDTTAGQLLQAAYDGAVHALLGALDLVLDQDADRSTPLLLIGGGARGTAWQQTVRRLSGRPVQVPRAKELVALGAAAQAAGVLTGEDPAAVARRWKTADGPVLEAVERDETTLARISGVLSDATPLLERATENR, from the coding sequence ATGTCAGCAGCCGAGGGTCCGCTCGTCGTCGGCGTGGACTCGTCCACGCAGTCCACGAAGGTGCTCGTCGTCGACGCGGCCACAGGACAGGTCGTGGCGAGCGGCCAGGCGCCGCACACCGTCTCCTCCGGAGCGGGGCGCGAGAGCGACCCGCGCCAGTGGTGGGACGCCCTGTGCGCGGCCCTGCACCAGTGCGGCGACGCGGCACACGAGGCCGCCGCCGTGTCGGTCGCCGGCCAGCAGCACGGCCTCGTCACCCTGGACTCCCAGGGCGATCCCGTGCGGCCGGCCATGCTGTGGAACGACGTGCGTTCGGCAGCGCAGGCCCGCCGCTTGGTGGAGGATCTGGGCGGGCCGAAGGCGTGGGCGGAACGCACGGGCAGCGTGCCCGGCGCCTCCTTCACCGTGACCAAGTGGGCGTGGCTGGCCGAGAACGAGCCGGAGGCGGTGCGGTCGACGGCGGCGGTACGGCTGCCGCACGACTACCTGACGGAGCGGCTGACGGGCGTGGGCACGACGGACCGCGGCGACGCCTCCGGAACGGGCTGGTGGGCGTCCACGACGGAGGCGTACGACGAGGAGATCCTCGCCCATGTGGGGCTCGACCCGGCACTGCTGCCCCGGGTGGCGCGCCCGGGAGAGGTGGTGGGAACCGTGCGCGACAGCCACGACCTTCCGTTCTCCAAGGGCACCCTGGTCGCGCCCGGCACAGGAGACAACGCCGCCGCCGCGCTGGGCCTCGGGCTGCGCCCTGGGGCACCCGTGCTGAGCCTCGGCACGTCGGGCACGGTGTACGCCGTGTCGAAGCACCGACCCGCCGACCCGTCCGGCACGGTGGCGGGCTTCGCCGACGCACGCGGCGATTGGCTGCCCCTGGCCTGCACCCTCAACTGCACACTCGCCGTCGACCGCCTCGCCGCCCTGCTCGGCCTGGAACGGGAGGCCGTCGAACCGGGCACGACCGTCACCCTGCTCCCCTATCTGGACGGCGAACGCACCCCGAACCTGCCGAACGCCTCCGGCCTGCTCCACGGGCTGCGCCACGACACCACGGCCGGCCAACTGCTGCAGGCCGCCTACGACGGTGCCGTGCACGCCCTGCTCGGCGCGCTCGACCTGGTCCTCGACCAGGACGCCGACCGGAGCACTCCCCTGCTGTTGATCGGCGGCGGCGCCCGGGGGACGGCCTGGCAGCAGACGGTCCGGCGGCTGTCGGGCCGGCCGGTGCAGGTGCCAAGGGCCAAGGAACTGGTCGCGCTCGGCGCCGCGGCCCAGGCCGCGGGAGTGCTGACCGGTGAGGACCCGGCCGCGGTCGCCCGCCGGTGGAAGACGGCCGACGGGCCGGTGCTGGAGGCGGTGGAACGGGACGAGACCACGCTGGCCAGGATCTCCGGGGTACTCTCCGACGCGACCCCGCTGCTGGAGCGGGCGACGGAGAACCGCTGA
- a CDS encoding ROK family transcriptional regulator, which translates to MTAPLHQGHPAGAGRALPDTQQGMRRRNLSRVMHTIRAEGPLSRAAVASRIGLTRAAVSTLVDELIRSGLLEELGPERPGRVGRPGSALAVSGRGPAGVGAEVGVDHLAACVVDLRGEVRARAVLHGTNRGRSPEPVTQDLAALIRRVVAEAERQGLWPAGLAVAVPGLIARDGRTVVRAPNLDWHDTDLGALLPAELPLTVDNEANFGALAELWLGEGVPRDFLHVSAEIGIGAAVVVDGRLLRGTRGFAGELGHVPVEPEGPACPCGGRGCLEQYAGEEAVFRAAGLEPGEDRVGLLATRAAAGDEAVRRALREAGTALGVALTGAVNLLDPEAVVLGGALAGLAPWLLPSLEAELARRTAGPACAVSVSRLGPEGPLLGAAHAVVRAVLDDPAAAAEHV; encoded by the coding sequence ATGACCGCACCGCTGCACCAGGGCCACCCGGCCGGCGCCGGACGCGCACTGCCCGACACCCAGCAGGGCATGCGGCGCCGCAACCTTTCCCGTGTCATGCACACCATCAGGGCGGAGGGGCCGCTGTCGAGGGCGGCGGTCGCCTCCCGCATCGGACTGACCCGGGCGGCGGTGTCGACCCTCGTCGACGAGCTCATCCGCAGCGGACTGCTGGAGGAGCTGGGCCCCGAGCGGCCCGGCCGAGTGGGCCGGCCCGGTTCGGCACTCGCCGTGAGCGGGCGCGGTCCCGCCGGAGTCGGCGCCGAGGTCGGGGTCGACCATCTCGCGGCCTGCGTCGTCGATCTGCGCGGGGAGGTACGGGCACGGGCCGTACTGCACGGTACGAACCGAGGGCGCTCACCCGAACCGGTGACCCAGGATCTCGCCGCGCTGATACGTCGGGTCGTCGCCGAGGCCGAGCGGCAGGGCCTGTGGCCGGCGGGACTCGCCGTCGCCGTGCCCGGTCTGATCGCGCGGGACGGGCGTACGGTCGTGCGAGCGCCCAATCTCGACTGGCACGACACCGATCTCGGTGCCCTGCTGCCGGCCGAGCTCCCTCTGACCGTGGACAACGAGGCCAACTTCGGCGCCCTCGCGGAGCTCTGGCTCGGCGAGGGCGTGCCACGTGACTTCCTGCACGTGTCGGCGGAGATCGGCATCGGTGCCGCGGTGGTGGTCGACGGACGGCTGCTGCGCGGGACACGCGGCTTCGCGGGCGAGTTGGGGCATGTGCCGGTCGAACCGGAGGGGCCCGCGTGCCCGTGCGGGGGCCGCGGCTGCCTCGAGCAGTACGCCGGCGAGGAAGCCGTGTTCCGGGCGGCCGGACTGGAGCCGGGCGAGGACCGGGTCGGGCTGCTCGCCACCCGTGCCGCCGCGGGCGACGAAGCCGTACGGCGCGCCCTGCGCGAGGCCGGTACGGCGCTCGGCGTCGCACTGACCGGGGCGGTCAACCTGCTCGATCCCGAAGCCGTGGTGCTGGGCGGCGCGCTGGCCGGACTCGCGCCCTGGCTCCTGCCGTCGCTGGAGGCCGAGTTGGCGCGGCGCACCGCAGGGCCCGCCTGCGCGGTGTCCGTCTCCCGGCTGGGTCCCGAGGGCCCGCTGCTCGGTGCCGCGCACGCGGTGGTGCGCGCGGTCCTCGACGACCCGGCAGCCGCTGCCGAACACGTCTGA
- a CDS encoding N-acetylmuramoyl-L-alanine amidase: protein MDRASPLPSRRRILQGAALAAVPYALLPTAQADARPRTVDHPPAEWQPASSSNYTASDRPSSYSPDRVIIHVTQETYADTLAIFRNPQKKVSAHYVVRSADGHIAQCVHEADIAWHAGNWDYNTRSIGIEHEGWVEKPAYFTDALYAQSARLTAAICATYGIPKDRTHIIGHYQVPGTDHTDPGPNWDWIRYMRLVNVN from the coding sequence ATGGACCGGGCCAGCCCCCTTCCCAGCAGACGACGGATCCTGCAGGGTGCCGCCCTCGCCGCCGTCCCCTACGCGTTACTCCCCACCGCGCAGGCGGATGCGCGACCCCGGACCGTCGACCACCCGCCTGCCGAGTGGCAGCCTGCGAGCAGCTCCAACTACACGGCGTCCGACCGGCCCAGCAGCTACTCCCCCGACCGAGTGATCATCCACGTCACGCAGGAGACGTACGCCGACACCCTGGCCATCTTCCGCAACCCGCAGAAGAAGGTCTCCGCGCACTACGTCGTCCGGTCCGCCGACGGGCACATCGCGCAGTGCGTCCACGAGGCGGACATCGCCTGGCACGCGGGGAACTGGGACTACAACACACGCAGCATCGGCATCGAGCACGAGGGGTGGGTGGAGAAGCCGGCCTACTTCACCGACGCGCTCTACGCGCAGTCGGCGCGGCTCACCGCGGCGATCTGCGCCACTTACGGTATCCCCAAGGACCGCACCCACATCATCGGGCACTACCAGGTGCCCGGCACGGACCACACCGATCCCGGGCCGAACTGGGACTGGATCCGCTACATGAGACTGGTCAACGTCAACTGA
- a CDS encoding GAF domain-containing protein translates to MTDPWVALAPGADPAERLRVLRRAHETFTAVGTVPRPVRPVVADSWRRSARAGVGPDGTASVELVDGDLGAYRAEHPLAPVMPLFRELLGTFAADGEHLLAVCDAHGRLLWVEGHPATRQRAGRMNFVPGARWAESAVGTNAPGTAVTVDRPVQVFAAEHFIRRVQPWTCAAAPVHDPRTGRVLGAVDITGGDGLAHPHSLGFVQAVARAAESQLALLTPRGPAAGTPELTALGRDEARIVVGGRSVRLSRRHSEIVVLLARHPEGMTGDELLCALYEDESVTPVTLRAELARLRRVLGAGLLASRPYRLTVPVGSDVAVVERRLEAGAITAAATAYGGPLLPASQAPAVVRLRQRLADGLRTALIARRDPDLLADWAHAPWGEDDLGVWRALAAVRPTAAVRSRLAALEAELAAPAGWSRPATR, encoded by the coding sequence TTGACCGATCCTTGGGTGGCCCTCGCACCGGGGGCCGACCCCGCCGAACGTCTTCGCGTGCTGCGCCGGGCACACGAGACGTTCACCGCGGTGGGTACGGTGCCCCGGCCGGTGCGTCCGGTGGTGGCCGACTCGTGGCGGCGATCCGCCCGGGCCGGTGTCGGACCGGACGGCACCGCGAGCGTGGAACTGGTGGACGGTGACCTCGGCGCCTATCGGGCCGAGCACCCGTTGGCGCCGGTGATGCCGCTGTTCCGGGAGCTTCTGGGCACGTTTGCCGCCGACGGCGAACACCTGCTCGCGGTGTGCGACGCACACGGACGGCTGCTGTGGGTGGAGGGCCATCCGGCGACACGGCAAAGAGCCGGGCGGATGAACTTCGTGCCGGGTGCGCGCTGGGCGGAGTCCGCCGTGGGAACGAACGCGCCGGGCACCGCGGTTACCGTCGACCGGCCGGTACAGGTGTTCGCGGCCGAGCACTTCATCCGGCGCGTCCAGCCCTGGACGTGCGCGGCGGCGCCGGTGCACGACCCGCGCACCGGGAGGGTGCTCGGTGCCGTGGACATCACGGGGGGAGACGGTCTCGCCCACCCGCACAGCCTCGGTTTCGTGCAGGCGGTGGCGCGCGCCGCCGAGTCGCAGCTGGCCCTGCTCACCCCGCGCGGTCCCGCCGCCGGCACGCCCGAGCTGACCGCGCTGGGCCGTGACGAGGCCCGGATCGTCGTGGGCGGTCGCAGTGTCCGGCTGAGCCGTCGGCACAGCGAGATCGTGGTGCTGCTGGCCCGTCACCCGGAGGGGATGACCGGTGACGAGCTGCTGTGCGCGCTGTACGAGGACGAGTCGGTCACGCCGGTGACGCTGAGAGCCGAACTGGCGCGGCTGCGCCGGGTGCTGGGCGCGGGACTGCTGGCGTCACGGCCATACCGGCTCACCGTTCCGGTCGGGTCGGACGTGGCGGTCGTCGAGCGGCGGCTGGAGGCGGGTGCGATCACGGCGGCCGCGACGGCGTACGGAGGCCCGCTGCTGCCCGCCTCTCAGGCTCCGGCGGTCGTCCGGCTGCGGCAGCGCCTTGCCGACGGCCTGCGTACCGCGCTGATCGCCCGACGCGACCCCGACCTGCTGGCCGACTGGGCGCACGCACCGTGGGGCGAGGACGACCTCGGGGTCTGGCGTGCTCTCGCCGCCGTACGGCCGACCGCGGCGGTCCGCTCCCGCCTCGCCGCGCTCGAGGCGGAACTGGCGGCGCCGGCCGGGTGGTCCCGCCCGGCCACCCGTTGA
- a CDS encoding aldehyde dehydrogenase family protein has translation MTRYAAPGTEGAIVSYQARYDHFIGGEYVPPAGGQYFENPSPVNGQPFTEIARGTAEDVERALDAAHAAAPRWGRTPVAERAGILLQIADRMAAHLEPLAVAESWENGKPVRETLAADIPLAIDHFRYFAGAIRAQEGSLGEIDDDTVAYHFHEPLGVVAQIIPWNFPILMAAWKLAPALAAGNAVVLKPAEQTPASIHYWMSLIADLLPPGVVNIVNGFGVEAGKPLASSPRVAKVAFTGETTTGRLIMQYASENIKPVTLELGGKSPNIFFDDVCAHEDDFRDKALEGFTMFALNQGEVCTCPSRALIQRGHYAEFLEAAVARTELIRPGHPLDTDTMIGAQASNDQLEKILSYLDIGRQEGARVLTGGERVEHDGELKGGYYVQPTIFEGDNRMRIFQEEIFGPVVSVTSFDDFDDAVKIANDTLYGLGAGVWTRDMNTAYRAGRAIQAGRVWTNCYHAYPAHSAFGGYKQSGIGRETHKMMLDHYQQTKNLLVSYSPKRLGFF, from the coding sequence ATGACCCGTTACGCGGCGCCCGGCACCGAGGGCGCGATCGTCTCCTACCAGGCGCGTTACGACCACTTCATCGGCGGCGAGTACGTGCCGCCGGCTGGCGGGCAGTACTTCGAGAACCCGTCGCCGGTGAACGGGCAGCCCTTCACGGAGATCGCCCGCGGGACGGCTGAGGACGTGGAGCGAGCGCTGGACGCGGCGCACGCGGCCGCCCCGCGCTGGGGCCGGACGCCGGTGGCGGAACGTGCTGGCATCCTCCTGCAGATCGCAGACCGCATGGCAGCGCACCTCGAGCCGCTGGCCGTCGCGGAGAGCTGGGAGAACGGCAAGCCGGTCCGCGAGACGCTGGCGGCCGACATCCCGCTGGCCATCGACCACTTCCGTTACTTCGCGGGCGCGATCCGCGCGCAGGAGGGCTCGCTCGGCGAGATCGACGACGACACGGTGGCCTACCACTTCCACGAGCCGCTCGGTGTGGTCGCGCAGATCATCCCGTGGAACTTCCCGATCCTGATGGCGGCCTGGAAGCTGGCACCTGCGCTCGCCGCGGGCAACGCGGTGGTCCTCAAGCCCGCCGAGCAGACCCCGGCCTCCATCCACTACTGGATGAGCCTGATCGCCGACCTGCTGCCGCCCGGTGTGGTGAACATCGTCAACGGCTTCGGTGTGGAGGCGGGCAAGCCGCTCGCCTCCAGCCCGCGGGTGGCCAAGGTCGCGTTCACCGGCGAGACGACGACGGGGCGGCTGATCATGCAGTACGCCTCCGAGAACATCAAACCGGTGACCCTGGAGCTCGGCGGCAAGTCGCCGAACATCTTCTTCGACGACGTCTGCGCCCACGAGGACGACTTCCGCGACAAGGCACTCGAGGGCTTCACCATGTTCGCGCTCAACCAGGGCGAGGTGTGCACCTGCCCGTCCCGGGCGCTGATCCAGCGCGGCCACTACGCCGAGTTCCTGGAAGCGGCGGTCGCCCGCACCGAACTCATCAGGCCGGGCCATCCCCTCGACACCGACACGATGATCGGCGCACAGGCCTCCAACGACCAGCTGGAGAAGATCCTCTCCTACCTCGACATCGGCCGGCAGGAGGGCGCCCGGGTCCTCACCGGCGGCGAACGCGTCGAACACGACGGCGAGTTGAAGGGCGGCTACTACGTCCAGCCGACCATCTTCGAGGGCGACAACCGGATGCGGATCTTCCAGGAGGAGATCTTCGGTCCCGTGGTCTCGGTGACGTCCTTCGACGACTTCGACGACGCCGTCAAAATCGCCAACGACACGCTGTACGGCCTCGGCGCCGGCGTGTGGACCAGGGACATGAACACCGCCTACCGCGCCGGCCGCGCGATCCAGGCGGGCCGTGTCTGGACGAACTGCTACCACGCCTACCCCGCGCACAGCGCCTTCGGCGGCTACAAGCAGTCCGGGATCGGCCGCGAGACCCACAAGATGATGCTGGACCACTACCAGCAGACGAAGAACCTGCTGGTGTCGTACTCGCCGAAGAGGCTGGGCTTCTTCTAG
- a CDS encoding HdeD family acid-resistance protein, translated as MTSPSASSSPVPPRGTEPQEGRLTEGMAGLANIGWQVLLTMGLATIALGVIALVWPGETLRVVGVLFGIYLLATGVFQLAAAFGTHVPRHLRVLHFVAGAASVLLGLICFRGPLESIFLLALWIGFSWLMRGTLETVAAASDQAMPARGWHVAFGIIGAMAGIVMIIMPFASIATLTLVVGVMAIVLGLTEVVRAIMTRVEIGHLAAGEPTQRRPLFHARPHPQH; from the coding sequence ATGACATCCCCTTCCGCATCCTCCAGCCCCGTTCCGCCACGCGGCACCGAACCGCAAGAGGGTCGCCTGACCGAAGGCATGGCCGGCCTGGCGAACATAGGCTGGCAGGTCCTGCTCACCATGGGTCTCGCCACCATCGCCTTGGGCGTCATCGCCCTGGTCTGGCCCGGCGAGACGCTCCGCGTCGTCGGGGTGCTCTTCGGTATCTACCTGCTGGCCACCGGCGTCTTCCAACTCGCCGCTGCATTCGGCACCCACGTCCCCCGGCATCTTCGCGTACTGCACTTCGTCGCCGGCGCGGCCTCCGTCCTGCTGGGACTGATCTGCTTCCGGGGCCCGCTGGAGTCGATTTTTCTGCTCGCCCTGTGGATCGGCTTCAGCTGGCTGATGCGAGGCACCCTGGAGACGGTCGCTGCGGCCTCCGATCAGGCCATGCCGGCCCGCGGTTGGCATGTGGCCTTCGGCATCATCGGCGCCATGGCCGGCATCGTGATGATCATCATGCCGTTCGCCTCCATCGCGACACTCACCCTGGTAGTGGGCGTCATGGCCATAGTTCTGGGCCTGACCGAGGTGGTACGCGCCATCATGACCCGCGTCGAGATCGGCCACCTGGCTGCCGGCGAGCCCACCCAGCGGCGCCCCCTCTTCCACGCACGTCCGCACCCCCAGCACTGA